The region ATCTATTAGCCCGATTATCTTTTCATACTCTTTACGATCTACATAAATGGCTATTTTCTGTTTCAACTTCTCTTGTTTGTTCGTGACTTGAGAATTTAGATACAAAGCATGCGGAATCATCCTTGCTCTTCTATACAATTCTGCTGCTTCCTTTGTATATTTATGCTCGTAGTATGAACCTTGTTCGAAAAGGTTAGCAGTAGTGAATTGCATACCTTTTTTTAAGTACAGGTGTCCAAGCAGCATATCTACCTTAGCCTCTTTGGGGAAAAGCATTTTTGTCTCTTCTAGTACCTTGATCGCTTCCTCTCTTTGCCCCGAAGAAAGTAGCATTTGTGCCAATCCCATATACTCTTTTGCATTGGGTTTAGCACGTTTCATATACTCTTTTGCACTTATTACCGCTTCTTGATACAGACCAAGTTCAGTAAAATAATAAAACTTCTGCTTCAATAATGACTGGTCTTCTGGAAATGCTTTGGCACCTCTTGTCAGCATTTCTATGGCACTATCTTCATTGTTCATTTTCCAATAACAGTCAGCCCTGAGCATATACTCAGCAGCCTGATCTCGTCCTGATGGACCTTGTAGATCAAGATAAGTAATCGTTTCGCGATAATTTTTAACTTTGTACGACTCTTGACTTAGATAACTGTAAAGTTTTTGTAGTTGCTCTTTTCTGATCTTTTCCCCATCAAAAATAGGAGTAGTCACTTTTTTTACAGGTTTAGGATTACTTCCAACAGAAAAGAGATGCTTTCGTTTCTCTTTGATAGGCGCAGGCGCTTTATAGACTTTTTCTTTAGTCGCCTGAACTGCTTTTTTAAGAAGCCCTATCGCTTGAGTATGTTTCTCCTGGCGCATTGCTATAACACCTTGAATCGTGTAATACTTTGACATATCAAGGTTTTTATCATATTTTTTTGCCTCTGAAAGTTCAGCATTTGCTTTATCAAACTTTCCATCGAACACCATCATAGTTGCCAATGACAAATGATCAACCTCAGGGATATCATCACCTTTTGCCTCTACGAACGTAAAGAACATTAGTGTTACTATTGTTATTTTTAAAATCTTATGCATCTCTTCTCTTTAATTAAAATCAAATCTGACTTTTTGTTTTGCCCATACTTTTACAGGTCTTCCTTTGTACTTACCTGGTGAAAACCTCCAAGACCTGATCCCGCTTATTGCTGCAGTATCAAATACACCTGGGGGAGAGGACTGTAATACTTTTGCAGCCTCAATACTTCCATCTGTATCGATGAGAAGATTTACAATAACATACCCATTTATACGCTTTTTCATAGCGATTGCCGGGTACTCCATAGGAGATCTTGACACCACTCTTGGTTTTGTATCTACTGTACCTTCACTCATTGCTGCATCTTTGGCTATTTCCCCCAAAAGATCATTCGGATTACCTGCTATGTTTCCCAGTTCAAACTCAGGGATATCCATCTCGATACCACCCAACATAGAACCAAGGTCTGGCAGGGGTGCTTTTGGTGTTGATTTTTTCTTTGGTTTTGGTTTGGGCTTAGGCTTTTTGAGCTCTTGCTGTACCTTTTTAACTTTCATATACCTCAAAGGCTCTTTTTTGACTTTTTCTTTTTTCTCTACATCTTTGCTAAAAGATACCACCAGAACTACCATAAGGATAGCACCAAAAAGCATCGAAAGGAGTGCTGCAAGCTCTCTTTTTTGCTTCATGCGTTTATCTGCAAACATATATCTTAACCCATCTCTTTAGTTGTAGATACGGCAACATCTTGTGCACCACTCATTCGACACTCATCAACCACATCTATCAACCTCTCGACCGGTATAGAAGTATCCGATATCACCAGTACAGCTTTCTCGCTGTTGACCCTTAGAAGATCCCTAAGTTTACTCTGT is a window of Sulfurovum sp. TSL6 DNA encoding:
- a CDS encoding energy transducer TonB gives rise to the protein MFADKRMKQKRELAALLSMLFGAILMVVLVVSFSKDVEKKEKVKKEPLRYMKVKKVQQELKKPKPKPKPKKKSTPKAPLPDLGSMLGGIEMDIPEFELGNIAGNPNDLLGEIAKDAAMSEGTVDTKPRVVSRSPMEYPAIAMKKRINGYVIVNLLIDTDGSIEAAKVLQSSPPGVFDTAAISGIRSWRFSPGKYKGRPVKVWAKQKVRFDFN